The genomic window TCTATTTCTACACTATAATAAAAATGTCTTTCTCTTGCTCCTTTTAATAGAGCTAGGGAGAGGTTACTCTATGCATGTGCACTATGAGCTAAAATAGAACACAGCCAAacctcacaacacaacacaacacaacatggcTGATTTGACCTACAGTTTCATCTGCACTACATACACATCACTGATGCTTTCAACCAACAGCAACTCTACACGATGGAGCAAAGTGACCTGTTCTGAAATAATTGTAGTGCTCTTGCTCTCACAATGCAGAAGTGAAATAGAAGACAGTGAGActgtaaaattaaaataaatggtaacactttatattaaGACACACATATTCACCATTAATTAGCTGCTTACTAACATGTATATTAGTAGCATACTAGCCTTTTGTTAGTCATTACTGTATGCATTATGCATCAATGCAGAATATGTTCCATATTCCAAAGTTGGATCCTAAATCGATTTTTGTATTGGTGCTAACTTGGCTGTCTGCTTCTTGTGTGCGCTGCAATACAAATGTGAATAGGAGGCAACTTTAGTTTAGGGAACACatggggttaataacacatgggggttaataacacatggggttaataacacatgggggttaataacacatggggttaataacacatggggattaataacacatggggttaataacacatgggggttaataacacatggggattaataacacatggggttaataacacatgggggttaataacacatggggattaataacacatgggggttaataacacatggggGTTAATAAGTGCCAAATTAATTGTGAATTAAATGTGAACAAAGACCCAACTTTAGAATAGGGAACATAGGCGTGCATACATagacactaggtggtgctaaagCACTAGGACGTTTTATGGGGGTTAATAAGTGCCAAATTAATTGTGAATTAAGACCCAACTTTAGAATAGGGCACATATTTTGCCTTACAAAGACTTAATTATTAGTTATTTGTACACTATTAGCCCTTGTGGTTCTGTGTCTAGTTCCATATGAATAGACCATCATTACCATTGATAAGTATTATTAGGTGTGAATAACTGTTCTTGTGGTACTACCACTTTACAAGCCCCATGCTGAGCCATGCATATTTAGGTCATAATTCATATGAACAACTTATTTAATAACTATGAATAAGGGGTAATTTGGAGCTTACATAGGGGAAATTCTTAAGTAAGGGTAGAATAAGGTCTTGCAGAATAAGGTATTAATTAGTGACGTATAATGACAAATGGCTAGTATGCTACTAACATACATGTTAGTAAGCAGCTAGTTAATAGTGAATATGCGTGTCTTAATATAAAGCGttaccaaataaataaatagataaataaaaataaatacaggGAAGATATCTTATGAAGAGCACAGTGCATTTTATCTTATTTCTACAGAAGTATTTTTGTACAGAGTGTAGCTGATGAGTGATAGTGATCGCATGAGTGTTTGTGCACAGTGTTTGGAAAATgtaacttatatatatatatttatttatccatGAATAACTGTTTGGGCCTTTGAATTTCAGGTGTTTCTGGTCAGGTGACGTGGGTGGTAACTATGACTCATTACAGTATCTGTGCTGTGACTGGATCATCAGTGGAGATGCCCTGCTCTTTCACTCATCAGCATAAACCTGATCTCATAGTCAATAAAGTCTACTGGGGGATTAATGCCCAAAGGGGCGTGCCATTACCTGATCTCTTAAATAATCAAGCGTATACAGGTCGAGTGCAATACGAAACAGATATGAAGAAAACCTGCACATTGATGCTGAGTGATGTGAGAGTCACAGATACAGCTGACTATTATGCCAGGATtcaaacaacaacagaaaaggAGAAATGGCAATCAACTAAAGTCACCCTTACTGTCAAAGGTAAAGAAACATTAGTAAGTGAGATATGAGATACTGAGCATATTCCAAtaagcattttttttattgtaatctgacTCCTACTGTATGTCCTCAACTCACCAAACTAAATGTTACATACAGCCCTTGCTGTTGATACATCTGGACCAGCGATTGAGGGGAAAGATGTTAGACTACGCTGTAAGAGTCACTGCAATCTGACACAAAGCTCCAAGATACTGTGGAAAAAGATTGGGAAGAATGTACTTGATACACAAACCAACAGCGATCTGATACTCCACAACATCAAGATTGAGGACGAGGGACACTATTCCTGTTCAGTGAAAGACAAAGCATACCATCCATCTCCACAAGTGAAGCTTAATGTCATGTGTgagtaaacacaaacaatgtttgaaccAAAGTGCCTATTTGAAACAAATCAGTACCATACTCCCCTGAATATTGTAAGTATATGGGAAAACTGGCCTTTGTGTTCTCTTATGCCAAATATTTTGCCTTTAGACCCCCCAAAGAAAACCTCAGTTTCTCTCAGTCCTGCTGGTGAGATACATGAGGGCAGTTCagtgactctgacctgcagcagtgatgcAAACCCACCAGTGGAGAGCTACACCTGGTACAGGACACACAGAACTGCAAAATCTACAGTGGGATCAGAACAGATTTACTCCCTCTTAAGTATCAGCTCTAAACACAGTGGGCATTACTACTGTGTGGTGAAGAATCAATATGGTGTTGGTAATTCTACAGCTGTTCACCTGGATGTTCAGTGTGAGTACAAAATGCCATTTTTTCAATAAATatattgaaataataataataataattattattattattattaataacatTAAGAATAATAATGTCACAAAGTGAGAGATCAGTCAGACATTTACTCTTCACTCTAACCGATGTTACTGCATTGAAAACCAATTGTTATTTACAGTAGACTTCTAGGGTGGTAATAGAGTTGTACatgttgtttgtttacaaatgtGATGTTTAAATGTTGGTTTGTTTGCTTCTTTAACAGATGCTCCCAGAACCATCTCAGCATCAGTCAGTCCCTCTGGTGACATAGTGGAGGGCAGTTCAGTGAAtctgacctgcagcagtgatgccaaCCCACCAGTTCAGATCTACACCTGGTGTAAACAAGAGAAGAGTGAACAAGTGAGTGAATCAGCGATGTCAAAAATATCAGCCCAGCAGGTTTACAGCATCAGTAAAGCCCACTCTGAACACACTGGATATTACTACTGTCAGGCTAAAAACAAACATGGACACTCTGACTCTACAATTATGCATCTGGATGTTCTCTGTAAGTAAAGTGTAGAGTGCAAATTTAATTGGAGTCTGTATGTTTTATAGTAGgtgaaaatattttgttttcaatGTTACATTTGTTTCTTCAATCAGACCCCCCTAAAGGGACATCAGCGTCCCACAATCACACTGGTGATCTAAAAGAGGGCACTTCagtgactctgacctgcagcagtgatgccaaCCCACCAGTTCAGAACTACACCTGGTACAGGAAGACTGGAGATAAAACTGATAATGTAAGCTCAGGAAAGACCATCACCTTCACTCTGGACACCACTACTGCTGGACTTTACCACTGTAAGGCTAAAAATAGGATTGCCTCTGAGGATTCCAATGCTCTTAAGGTCTCACTGGCAGGTAAACATGACTAATTCCTCACAACTTTGTCCCAATAGAGATCCTTTATGTGATACTCACCTTCTCCTGCATCTTTggtcatttatttatatttggATTTAATATCCATGGAGTTATGCTAGGCTGTTTATCATTATAAATCAGCCTTATAGTATCAGTGTGTCTGATGTGTTTTCATTTCTAAAAAGTTAGTTTCAATACTCATGGTCTCATGCAggattgtgtttgtttataattCAGGCTCAGGATGGCAAAGTATGGCTGCGATAGCAGGAGGAGTTGTTGCTTTCCTCACAGTTCTCATCGTGGTCCTGGCTGTTCTTATGTCCCGGTGAGTAACAAACACATATTTATTACGAATACTCAGGAAAGCGCTGCTCTATTTTTCAAGCCTGATAGAGCTCTGACACGTATGTTCTacctgagtgttttttttttttttttttcaaagaagGAAGAATAATATGTCCAACTCAACCATCGTCTCTGGCAGCACAGTCAGGAATTCACAGGTGTGTAAATCGGGGGATCCGTGTGTTAGTAGGAAGTTAACAGTCATCACCGTCCATGACTTTGGTGAAAACCATAAGATAGGGGAACGGTACTAAAAGGGACACTCTTTACTAAGTGCTCTTTTTGCTAACTCTGCATGTAATGTTATGGCATACTGTATTTCCACGGTTACCCATCTGGGATTGTATCACAGAAAACCCACCGTCTGATCTGAatatgtgaccaggcatggcaaaaccagacacatgtctccccagagacattttgagttATTCACAGTTATTCACTTTTCTGAAAGTGTAGTTTCAAAGCTATCCAATGATGTCTCACTCATGGAGATCTGATAATATTTGAATAAGTTGTAGCcattttaaagtatacacaTCTCAAAGCTACAAGCTGAGAAATCAGGCTTTTCAATTTGACTACTTTCTCCCTCAATCCATGGGAGGGGAACACAATGGTCCTCATTTACATGACATTAAGATCAACCCTCCCCCCTGATCTGTCAGCCTGCAGTGCTAATGACCCATCGAGAAccagctagtagcaatggataaagtagtctaaaacaaacatgagatcacgtttgcaaaccATGTTATTTTGAATGAACAACCAGTGCAAGGCACCAGGCTGGCAATGGATTTAGCAggtttagcaatggataaaatagtccaaaacacaaactaaacaaacatgagatcacgtttgcaaaccCTGTTAATTTGAATGCACACACGATGCAAGGCaccctgccatcagtcaaaacaagacattctcgcataattcaaattaattgcccaccgaaactatctgtaatgggttttGGCTAGTAGCCTATGGTGCCAATAGCTAACGACATTAGGCCTATGttagctagtagcaatggataaagtttCTAACACACAAACTTTATCCCCATCAAATGTAACTGTGGAAATAGCATCTGATATCTTACGATCTTCCTCGTTGTAATTATCTTCGGCTAAGGTCAGCTCTAGATTAGGGATGTTCTCCAATGTAATGAAGTCGCCTTTATCATCAGATTCAGGTCATCTGCAATCCGCTGTGCTTTGTCCATCTCCATTccaattgtaaacaaacagcatgctggttcagtaagtagccatgaggttacttctagcatacagatgagctgattggctgacaaaacaaaagagcactaatagtcacgcccaattcaaacgctggtttacttcctgaaacttaaccattttcaaagacaaaatatacacttttaaagcaaccaatgcggttatctgaaacatggaattgcttctttaggacttcaacttgcacattctgcaaaaaagcgaaaataactaattttgaaaaaaaaaaccttcaaagTCGTTTTTCGCGACTTGCGTCTCTGCGACTTGAgcctggttttgccatgcctggtcaTATATTTCTCCTGCCATCCTCCACAGGATGCTGCTGACAACGACTATGTGAATGTCAACCCGGCGACCTCTCACCCTGGCCAGAGTGTGGACTCAGGTGATCAGGATGATGTCCAGTACGCCAGCGTTCAGTTCAAGAGCTCCAGAGAACAGGAGGTGCCCGTTTACTCCACTGTCGAGGAGCCCAAACTCCACTCACAACAGCAGGTGCGGGAGGAGGTGCAGTACGCAGCAGTCAACTTCTCTAGACCTACTGCTGCCACCCAGTGAGTAGAATGGGGCATTACAAATgcaatgcacacattcactttcATTCACACCATACTTATGCCCTCTGGTGCCTAATGGTGAATGCAATGGGATGAGACAAAAGCcaaaaaaactagatgtactgcagagcggtacaaaatatgaccgccgcccagtccagcacattttttccacaaaaataaatcacgctgaaaggcctataggattctaactgtctcactaaattgcattatccacactcaattctcactggtatctgctagacaacaagtaccaaaacatgattagttcaaagatttcacatgtaaaattcattttatacaaccccacctccatcttgcctgttcataattctgagaaattcttgaattgtgtgcatgtacatgtttatgttatgtgtgtgtgtgtgtgtgtgcctgcgtatgtgcctgtgcatgcatgcgtacatatgtctactgtgtgaatgtatgtgtgtgcgtgtgtatctgtttgtgcacatgtgtgcacatgaaatgggttaacatgacccctggaggcaaacatacggaaaaaaatggtcatcctaggccctacagttctaaCCAACAAGgattcagtgtcccgggaatccttgttggtgtacgtgactaaatgtacacataaattattttattgtaaggcccctcgtgaacgaaagtacacaaaacttggcatgcattcggggGTTTCATAATAATCCTACacttcaatttcgtgcagttttgaccttgtcagccagagatattgtgatgaaaacttttttgctttttattttttaactaggtggcgctatacatgaaataagtggtaatgggatgggttgacatgtccccttaagaccaacatacataaaaaaggtggacctcctaggctctacggttctcgagatattcacagaaaactgtctccggacacctacaggccagttggtgtatagtaacataaattaatttattgtgtggccccccatgaacggaattccacaaaacttggcgtgcatacagagggtgtcataatgatcctacacttttcgtgcagttttgactatgttaggtcacagatacctgcgattacaacacctcatttttacttttttgtgtttaactaggtggcgctatacatgaaatgagtggttatggaatgggttgacatggccccttgagatcaacatacaaaaaaaaaaagttcttcctaaaccctacggttctcgagatattcacagaaaactgtgtctgccctaccctccttttgctgcgcggcggtcataattatactTGTCTACATAAATTTCACATCTATttatgaagcaaaaaaaaacacgtcTTAATTCAATTAACATCAAATAActcatttgtgagtgtgtgtgtgtgtgtgtgttctacagaccTTTGCCTCAGTGAATGTATGTCTAAGCATGTCTATTGTCCACAGTACCGGTGCAGATACAGATGTCTACAGTGCAGTCAGCAAACCCAGAAAGAAGAAGGCCTGCAGGCAGAGTACAGCTCACCAGCAGTAATGCGTGACCGATGACCTGATGGccgatgacacacacacacacagagagagagagagagagagagagagagagacgaccgATGACCTGATTGTGTGCACTTTCAAAACAGGCAGacacatgcagcacacacacacacacagagagagagagagagagagagagagagagattacattA from Alosa sapidissima isolate fAloSap1 chromosome 9, fAloSap1.pri, whole genome shotgun sequence includes these protein-coding regions:
- the LOC121719443 gene encoding B-cell receptor CD22-like, whose translation is MNEPVMVEMVPSVSLALFLLILGLTITPGVSGQVTWVVTMTHYSICAVTGSSVEMPCSFTHQHKPDLIVNKVYWGINAQRGVPLPDLLNNQAYTGRVQYETDMKKTCTLMLSDVRVTDTADYYARIQTTTEKEKWQSTKVTLTVKALAVDTSGPAIEGKDVRLRCKSHCNLTQSSKILWKKIGKNVLDTQTNSDLILHNIKIEDEGHYSCSVKDKAYHPSPQVKLNVMYPPKKTSVSLSPAGEIHEGSSVTLTCSSDANPPVESYTWYRTHRTAKSTVGSEQIYSLLSISSKHSGHYYCVVKNQYGVGNSTAVHLDVQYAPRTISASVSPSGDIVEGSSVNLTCSSDANPPVQIYTWCKQEKSEQVSESAMSKISAQQVYSISKAHSEHTGYYYCQAKNKHGHSDSTIMHLDVLYPPKGTSASHNHTGDLKEGTSVTLTCSSDANPPVQNYTWYRKTGDKTDNVSSGKTITFTLDTTTAGLYHCKAKNRIASEDSNALKVSLAGSGWQSMAAIAGGVVAFLTVLIVVLAVLMSRRKNNMSNSTIVSGSTVRNSQDAADNDYVNVNPATSHPGQSVDSGDQDDVQYASVQFKSSREQEVPVYSTVEEPKLHSQQQVREEVQYAAVNFSRPTAATHTGADTDVYSAVSKPRKKKACRQSTAHQQ